The Haloarcula laminariae genomic sequence TACGACAGCGGCGTCGAGGCCGACTTCGCCGCCCGCTTCTCGTCTCTGGGGCTGGACTGGGAACTGGTCCGCGAGCCCGACCCTCTCGCAGCCGGCGAACACGTCGTCATCCCGGACTTCGCGTTCGACTGGCGGCCGGGCAGCGACGGCGAGGTCCGCGACACCGCCAGCGGTGCCACCGAGCGCCGAATCTTCTTCGAGGTGATGGGGTTCTGGACGCCCGAGTACGTCCAGAAGAAACTGGACCGGCTGGCCGACGTCGACGACGTGACGATGCTCGTCGCCGTCGACGAGAGCCTCGGCGTGGGCGAGGCAATCGAGGCCCGCGACCACCGCGCGATTCCGTACTCGGGGACCATCCGCGTGAAAGACATCCGCGACGCCTTGCGGCCCTACGAGGACGAACTGGTCGCCGAGTCCGCCGCCGACCTCCCCGAGGCACTCCGGCCCGACGCCGACGCCGTGTCGCTGTCGGCGCTGGCGAGCGAGTACGGCGTCAGCGAGGACGCCATCGAGGACAAGTCCTTCCCCGACCACGAGCGGGTCGGCCGCACCCTGATTCGCCCGGCGGTGCTGGACTCGGTGGCCGACCGAATCGAGCCCGGCATGTCGCTGTCGGCCGTCGAGGCCGTCCTGGACGAGTACGGTATCGACGACGACGGGGCCGTCCTCTCGCGGCTGGGCTACCGCATCGAGTGGGACGGCCTGAGCGGCGGGACGGTCCGGGAGCGGTCGGAGTAATCCCGCTCGCCGTCGGTGATAGGCCGGCGTTACCGAGCGGCGTGGGCGCTAACCGGTCCATAGTTAGGCCGCTGTCGGTCCCCGCTTTGGCTGGTATGAGCGCAGTCAAAATCGTCAAGATTCTGGGTACGTCGACCGAATCCTGGGAGGACGCGGCCCGCGAGGCCGTCGCTGAGGCCGACGAGACCATCGAAGACATCCACGGCGTCGAAGTCGAGAGCTGGACGGCCAGCGTCGATGACGGCGGGATAACGGAGTACAAGGCCACCGTCGAGGTCGCCTTCCGCATCCACCGCGAGCAGTAGCGGCGAGCGGCTACCCGTCTAGCTCCCGCCGCCGACCTTTGGGCACCTGCGAGCGGAGCTCGCCGTAGACGTACAGTCCCACGCCGACGGGCTCGCGGCGCCCGGCGAGGTCGTGGGTGACGACGAGATACCCCCAGTCGCCGTCCCAGTCGAGCTCCTGGTCGTCGCCGGCGACGAAGGTCTCGGCCTCGCTCTCGGAGAGGTGGATGACACACTCGCTCGCGTGCTGGCCGAACCGCTGGACCGCTTCGAGCGTCGGCTTCCAGTGTTCCTGGCGCGTCCGCAGAAAGGTCATCCCCAGGGCCTCGATGTCGACGGGCGACGGCGGCTCGCCCCGGTAACACCAGAGTTTCCCCTTGCCCCGCTCCCAGAACGTGTGGTCCGCGAACGTCTCGGGCGGGACGCCGAAGCGCTCGTCCCAGAACGCCAGCACTTCCTCGCGGGTCGCCCGCTCGGCCTCGTCGCGCTCGGCCTCGGTCGCGGGCAACCGGGTGAACTTCGTGCTGTCGTTCATGCGCCGACCTCCAGCTTCGCACAGAAGAACCCGCCCGTGTCGTTGAAGTGCGGGTAGATGCGCTTTGCCTTCCGGACGCTCGGGTCGAACTCCGAACCCTGCCACTCGGTGACGCCCTCGCGGTGGTCGAGGCCCAGCTCGAACGCGACCAGTTCGCAGTCCTCCTCGGCGAGGACGTGGTCCAGGACGGCCTCGTTCTCCTCGGGGGCGAACGTACACGTCGAGTAGACGACCGTGCCGCCGGCCTTCGTGGCCTGCACCGCGCGTTCGAGGATGTCCTTCTGCACGCCGGAGATGCCCCGGACGTGGGACATCGACCACTCCTCGAAGGCGTCGGGGTTCTTCCGGATGGTCCCCTCACAGGAGCAGGGCACGTCGACCAGCGCGCGGTCGTACTCGGCCCCGCCGAAGGGCTTGAGCGTGTGGTTCCGTGCGTCCTCGTGGGTGACGGCGATGTTCGTCGCGCCCAGGCGCTCGGTGTTGGTCCGCAGCGCCGAGATGCGTCCGAGGTTGGTGTCGGTCGCGACCACCTCGCCGCGGTCGTCCAGCAGCGCGGCCAGCTGGGTCGCCTTGCTTCCCGGCGCGGCGCAGGCGTCCCACACCCGCTCGCCGGGCTCAGGGGCGAGGACGCTCGCCGGCACCGCCGACACCTCCTCCTGCCCGTGAATCCAGCCGTGGAAGTACGGCCAGTTCGCCCCCGGCGAAGAGTCGGGCAGGACGAACAGCTCGTCGTGCCAGTCGACCGGCTCGTAGGCGACGCCGGCCTCGTCCAGGGCCGTCCTGACGTCCTCGACGGTGGCCTTGATGGTGTTGACCCGAATCGCCGAGGGGAGGGGCCGCTCGCAGGCCGCCCGGAACGCCTCGAAGTCGTCGACGATGGGTCGGTACCGCTCCGGTGGTTCCATTGAAACGGGGTTTGCGAGGGGGGCGCTTGTGCGTTTCGAAGCTCGGAACAGACGTGAGCGGTACCAACGGCAACCCGTGCCGTTTGACCCGCCAGAAAGTCCCGACCCGTTCGACTCGGGGGGCTCGCTGCGCGCCTCGCTCGTACCACTCGCTCGGTGCTTACGTCGCCCGCCTTCGCCGAACGGGTCGCCCCTTTCACTCCCGCCCAGCGCTGTTTGGCTAACCGGCTACGGGCGGACTGAAAGGGGCGAGCGGCTACGGGAACCCCGACGAAGTAAGTACCGCAGGCCGGAGGCCGAGGAGCACAACGAGTCGTGGGACCGTAGCCGCTCGGGGCTTTCTGGCGGTACACGTTCGTGGTACTGTTCCCGGCACCAGCGGTGCCTACGTCTGCTAGCAGCCCTGCCTTTGAAGCGGCCAGCCGACCACAATCAGCGTATGGCACACGTAGAGATACACCGCGACGACATCGAACTCGACGCGCCGACGCTCGTCGAGGGGTTGCCCGGGGTCGGCCTCGTCGGCAAGCTGGCGGCCGACCACCTGGTCGAAGAGTACGACATGGTCCACTACGGGACCGCCCGGTGTGACGGGCTGCCCGAAATCGCCGTCTACAGCGAAGGGGACCCGGACGTTCGGGGCCCGGTGCGGCTCTATGCCGACGCCGAGCGGGACCTGCTGGTGCTCAAGAGCGACGCGCCGGTCTCGCCGGAAGCCGCCGAGGCGTTTGCCGGCTGTATCGTCGAGTGGTTCGAGCACGACGACGTGATGCCGGTCTTCCTCAGCGGCATGCCGTCCGAGCGCGAGGAGGCGCCGTCGCTGTACGGCATCGCGACGGGCGACGGGGCGGCGCTGCTCTCCGAGGTCGACGTGGCGACGCCCACCGAATCGGGCGCGATAACCGGACCGACCGGCGCGCTCGTCCACGAGGCCCAGCGGGTGGGACTGACCAGCGTCGGCCTCGTGGTCGAGGCGGACCCGCAGTTCCCGGACCCCGAAGCCGCGGGCGCCTTGCTGGATACCGGCATCGCTCCCCTCGCGGGAATCGAGGTCGACACCGCGACGCTGGCCGAGCAGGCCGAGGAGATACGACAGACGAAGGCCCGGCTGGCCCAGCAGATGCAACAGGGCGGCGAGGAGTCGACGAGCGCGCGCCCGCTGGGGTTCCAGTGATGGTCGACGCCGATTCGCTAGTCCGGCTGGGCCTCGTCCTCCTGGGGACGCTCGTCGCCGTCGTCGCCGGCGCGCTGGTCTTCGTCGTCTTCCCCGCCACGCTCACCGACCTGCTGGGCGTCCTGTTCGTCCTCGTGGCGGCGCTGGCCGGCGCCCGCATCGCGAGCAACGTCGCGGGCTCGCTCGTGCCGAGCCACAACGTCGCGGAGGTCGCCGTCGAGGGGCCGATAACGCGGGACGGCGGCGGTGGCGGTATCGCCAGCCCGCCGACCAGCCCCGGCGCGGACGACATCGTCGAGCAGATAGAGCGCGCCGACGACGACCACGGCGCCGACGCGCTCCTGCTGAAGCTCAACACGCCGGGCGGGCAAATCGTCCCCAGCGAGGACATCCGGCTGGCCGCCGAGTCCTTCGACGGGCCGACGGTCGCCTACGCCACGGACGTCTGTGCCAGCGGCGGCTACGACATCGCCGCCGGCTGTGACGAGCTGTGGGCCCGCGAGGGGTCCATCGTCGGCTCCATCGGCGTCATCGGCTCGCGGGTCAACGCCAAGGAGCTCGCCGACCGGGTAGGGCTGTCCTACGAGCGACTCGCCGCCGGCGAGTACAAGGACGCGGGGACGCCCCTGAAGGAGTTCGAGGAGGACGAACGCGAGTACCTCCAGGGGCTCATCGACGACTACTACGACCAGTTCGTCGAGACCGTCGCCGAGGGCCGGGAGCTGGACGAGGCCGAGGTCCGGGAGACGGAGGCCCGCGTGTTCCTCGGCGCGGAAGCCAACGAGATGGGGCTGGTCGACGACATCGGGACCCGCGAGGACGTCGAGGGCCGCCTCCAGTCCCAGCTGGGCGAGCCGGTCACCGTCGCCGAGTTCGAGCCCCAGCGGGGGCTCCGGTCGAAGCTCCGCGGCGGCGCCCAGGCCGTCGCGTTCTCGCTCGGGGCCGGCCTCACGAGCGCCTTCCAGGGCGACGTCGACGGGCTCTCGTTCCGACAGTAAGCGCGGCCTGTCTGTGCGTGAGAGACACGCACGGGCCGCGAGGGTTTTTTATCTCACGCCCGTTTCTGGAACACTGTGACAACGCTGGTGGTGTGTATCGACCGGGACAGCCCTGTGGCAGACAGGTGTCCGGTCGTGGGGCGGGCGGCCGTCGAGTCGACGATAACGGAGACCGGCGTTATCGACCCCGAGGACAGCCGCATCAACTGCCTGCTGGAGGGGCTGCGCGTGGCCGACGACCTCGAAGCGGAGGGCGACGACACCGTCGTGGCGGTCCTCGGCGGCGGCGGCGACGCCGTCGGGAGCGACCGCGAGATAGCCCGCCAGACCGAGTCGCTGGTCACGCAGTACGACCCGGAGTCGGCGGTCGTCGTCGTCGACAGCGCCGACGACGAGCGGCTGGTCCCCATCATCGAGAGCCGCGTCCGCGTCGACGCCGTCGACCGCGTCGTCGTCCGCCAGGCCCGGGACATCGAGTCCACCTACTACCTGCTCAAACAGTTCCTCGCCGACGAGGAGCTGCGGCGCACGGTGCTCGTCCCCGTCGGCATCGCGCTGCTCGCCTTGCCGCTCCTGCTCCAGTTCGTCGCCCCCACCACCGCGCTCGGCGCCATCGCGGCCGCCCTGGGCGTGTTTCTCATCTACAAGGGGCTTGGCATCGACGACTACCTCGCCCGGCTGCCGGGCCAGATACGCGAGGCGCTGTACTCGGGTCAGGTGTCGCTGGTGACCTACGTCGTCGCCGGGGGGCTCTCCATCGTCGGTATCTTCGCCGGCGCGCTGGAGATATCGCCGCCCGGCTCGACCGGCCCCTTCATCCTCGCGAACCAGTTCCTCTTCGAGTCCGTCCCGTGGCTGACCGCGGCGGCGCTCGCGGCCTCGCTGGGGCGGCTGCTCGACGAGCTCCTCCAGCGGGAGGGCATCCGCAGCGCTTACGTGAACCTCCCCTTCGGCGCGGTTGCGGTCGGCCTTGTGGTCCGTGGCTTCTCGGCGTATTTCCTCGAACGGGCGGGCATGTTCGGCCCTCTCCGGGTCCCCCCGATGGACTTCGGCATCGTCGAGGTCAACGGCTTCGCGATGGACCTCGGGACCCGGCTGGCGACGTTCATCCTCGCCGGCATCCTCGTGGCCGTCGTCGGCGTCCGCGTCGCGGCCTACGTCAGCGAGAACGACATCGAGGCCGACCTCGTCGAGCAGTGACGTCTTCGGGACGCCACGCCGCGAACAGACAGCGATTTACCCGCGGCCCGGCTACCCGCTTCCATGACTGACGGCGTGTGGGTGTCGCTGTTCTCCGGCGGGAAAGACTCCTCGTGGGCGCTGTATCGCGCGCTCGAGAACGACTACCCCGTCGAGCGGCTGGTGACGGTCCACCCGGAGGGCGACTCGTACATGTACCACGTCCCGGCGACGCGGCTCGCGTCGCTGGCCGCCGAGAGCATCGGCATCGACCTCGTGGAGGTCGAGCCCGACGACTTCGGCGCCGACGACGTCCCCGACTCGGGCCAGCAGGGCGACGAAGAACTCGAACCGCTGGAGGCCGCGCTGCGCGAGATAGACGCCGAAGTCGGCGTCGCCGGCGTCACCGCCGGCGCCGTCGAGAGCGAGTACCAGACCAGCCGCATCGAGGCGATGGCCGAGCGCCTCGAAGCGAACCTCTTCGCCCCGCTGTGGCAGGAGAACCCGCGGGACCTCGCCGACGCGATGCTCGACGCCGGCTTCGAGATTCGAATCATCCGCGTGGCCGCCTACGGCCTCGACGAGTCCTGGCTCGGGCGCACGCTCGATTCCGATGCGCTGGACGAACTTGAGGCCCTCAACGAGGAGTACGGCGTCCACATCCTCGGGGAGGGCGGGGAGTTCGAGACGCTGGTGACCGACGGCCCCCACATGGACCGGCGCATCGAACTGGAGTACTCGACGGAGTGGGATGGAACGCGGGGGACCATCGTGGTCGAGGACGCCTGGCTGGAGTAGCTCGACCGTCGCTCCTGTACCGCCATCGGGGCCCACGAGCAGGTGTGTCCCACAGCCACGTCTTCGAGGACGGAGCGGAGTACGAATCGCCGGCGGCGACCACCGACGTGGCGACGACGAGCGTCCCCGTCGGGACCGGCGTCGCACTCGCCGGTACACTCGCTGAGAGTCTGTTCGGCCCGGCCAGCTAACGGGCCGAGCGCGGCCTCCGGGCCGCGCTGACGGGGAAGGGCAGGCCGTCGCGGTGAAACATACCGCTCGCCAGCGGCGAGCGGTTTCCCCGGAACCGAACACAGTGAGATTCCAGCCTTTTTAGCGTAGATCTTTGCTGCGAGAGGTTCGCGCGGAGCGCGAACCCGAGCGGGAAAAAGGTACTACTGCACGCGGGTGTGCTGGCCCAGCAGCGCGCCGTCGAGGTCCTTGTCGTCGACGCTGGCTTTCACGTCGATGACCGAGTCGCTCACGTCGGCGTCGGTGACGGATGCGTCCTGGAAGACGACGGTGTTGTCGATGGCGGCGTTCTTTATCGTCGCGCCGGGGAGCACGTGGACGTTCTCCCCGAGCTTGGAGTTCTCGATGGTGGCGTCGTCGGCGACCAGTTGGCCCCCTTCGAGGGCGAACTCGACGGCGTCGAGGTAGCTGTCGGCGGTGCCGATGTCGTACCAGACGTCGTCGAAGCTGAAGGGTCGCACGGAGCCCTGGTCGACGAGCCACTGGATGAACCAGCCGGGCTCGTCGGGGTTGTTGTCGCCGGCGAGGTACTCCTCGAAGCGGATGGCGTCGGCCGGGAAGGCGTAGCAGGCGATGGAGACGAGCGTGCTCTTGGGGTTGTCGGGCTTCTCCTGGAAGTCGACGATTTCGTCGCCCTCGACCTGGATGAGGCCGTAGGACTTGGCCTTCTCCAGGTCGCCGACGTCGTAGGCGGCCAGCGTCGGGTCGTCGTACTCCTGGAAGTGGTCGATGAACTCGCTGATGTCGAACCCGAAGAGGTTGTCGCCGGCGATGACCAGCAGGTCCTCGTCGCCCAGCCCCTCGCGTTCGACGAGCTGTGCCAGCGCGCCGACGACGCCGAACTTCTCGTCCTCGTCGCTGGTGTCCTCGACGGACATGGATATCTTGTCGGTGCCACGCTCCTCGAAGTGCGTCTCGAACTCACCGGCGAAGGCCTCGTTCGTAGAGATAAATATCTCGCTGACGCGCTCGTCGCTCTCCAGTTCGT encodes the following:
- a CDS encoding dodecin family protein, which encodes MSAVKIVKILGTSTESWEDAAREAVAEADETIEDIHGVEVESWTASVDDGGITEYKATVEVAFRIHREQ
- a CDS encoding DUF7122 family protein, with translation MNDSTKFTRLPATEAERDEAERATREEVLAFWDERFGVPPETFADHTFWERGKGKLWCYRGEPPSPVDIEALGMTFLRTRQEHWKPTLEAVQRFGQHASECVIHLSESEAETFVAGDDQELDWDGDWGYLVVTHDLAGRREPVGVGLYVYGELRSQVPKGRRRELDG
- a CDS encoding RsmB/NOP family class I SAM-dependent RNA methyltransferase, translated to MEPPERYRPIVDDFEAFRAACERPLPSAIRVNTIKATVEDVRTALDEAGVAYEPVDWHDELFVLPDSSPGANWPYFHGWIHGQEEVSAVPASVLAPEPGERVWDACAAPGSKATQLAALLDDRGEVVATDTNLGRISALRTNTERLGATNIAVTHEDARNHTLKPFGGAEYDRALVDVPCSCEGTIRKNPDAFEEWSMSHVRGISGVQKDILERAVQATKAGGTVVYSTCTFAPEENEAVLDHVLAEEDCELVAFELGLDHREGVTEWQGSEFDPSVRKAKRIYPHFNDTGGFFCAKLEVGA
- a CDS encoding proteasome assembly chaperone family protein, with amino-acid sequence MAHVEIHRDDIELDAPTLVEGLPGVGLVGKLAADHLVEEYDMVHYGTARCDGLPEIAVYSEGDPDVRGPVRLYADAERDLLVLKSDAPVSPEAAEAFAGCIVEWFEHDDVMPVFLSGMPSEREEAPSLYGIATGDGAALLSEVDVATPTESGAITGPTGALVHEAQRVGLTSVGLVVEADPQFPDPEAAGALLDTGIAPLAGIEVDTATLAEQAEEIRQTKARLAQQMQQGGEESTSARPLGFQ
- the sppA gene encoding signal peptide peptidase SppA, whose product is MVDADSLVRLGLVLLGTLVAVVAGALVFVVFPATLTDLLGVLFVLVAALAGARIASNVAGSLVPSHNVAEVAVEGPITRDGGGGGIASPPTSPGADDIVEQIERADDDHGADALLLKLNTPGGQIVPSEDIRLAAESFDGPTVAYATDVCASGGYDIAAGCDELWAREGSIVGSIGVIGSRVNAKELADRVGLSYERLAAGEYKDAGTPLKEFEEDEREYLQGLIDDYYDQFVETVAEGRELDEAEVRETEARVFLGAEANEMGLVDDIGTREDVEGRLQSQLGEPVTVAEFEPQRGLRSKLRGGAQAVAFSLGAGLTSAFQGDVDGLSFRQ
- a CDS encoding DUF373 family protein, producing MTTLVVCIDRDSPVADRCPVVGRAAVESTITETGVIDPEDSRINCLLEGLRVADDLEAEGDDTVVAVLGGGGDAVGSDREIARQTESLVTQYDPESAVVVVDSADDERLVPIIESRVRVDAVDRVVVRQARDIESTYYLLKQFLADEELRRTVLVPVGIALLALPLLLQFVAPTTALGAIAAALGVFLIYKGLGIDDYLARLPGQIREALYSGQVSLVTYVVAGGLSIVGIFAGALEISPPGSTGPFILANQFLFESVPWLTAAALAASLGRLLDELLQREGIRSAYVNLPFGAVAVGLVVRGFSAYFLERAGMFGPLRVPPMDFGIVEVNGFAMDLGTRLATFILAGILVAVVGVRVAAYVSENDIEADLVEQ
- a CDS encoding diphthine--ammonia ligase — protein: MTDGVWVSLFSGGKDSSWALYRALENDYPVERLVTVHPEGDSYMYHVPATRLASLAAESIGIDLVEVEPDDFGADDVPDSGQQGDEELEPLEAALREIDAEVGVAGVTAGAVESEYQTSRIEAMAERLEANLFAPLWQENPRDLADAMLDAGFEIRIIRVAAYGLDESWLGRTLDSDALDELEALNEEYGVHILGEGGEFETLVTDGPHMDRRIELEYSTEWDGTRGTIVVEDAWLE
- a CDS encoding NDP-sugar synthase, producing the protein MKAIVLAGGYATRMWPITRHRPKMLLPVGESTVIDGIVDELESDERVSEIFISTNEAFAGEFETHFEERGTDKISMSVEDTSDEDEKFGVVGALAQLVEREGLGDEDLLVIAGDNLFGFDISEFIDHFQEYDDPTLAAYDVGDLEKAKSYGLIQVEGDEIVDFQEKPDNPKSTLVSIACYAFPADAIRFEEYLAGDNNPDEPGWFIQWLVDQGSVRPFSFDDVWYDIGTADSYLDAVEFALEGGQLVADDATIENSKLGENVHVLPGATIKNAAIDNTVVFQDASVTDADVSDSVIDVKASVDDKDLDGALLGQHTRVQ